From the Plasmodium malariae genome assembly, chromosome: 2 genome, one window contains:
- the PmUG01_02010500 gene encoding PIR protein, whose amino-acid sequence MSVKQIKRQLYFLENWPEYNFDRFRGIVNDDYRTTECINIYGFGQHKSKENCVKLHTILDNLENNLDLSHGKFSNIWKSFRSVISYTKENNVYSSTAMDNFIDTFGKIVEENYVKNFNKYKNLYGTEEEVIDTLMLYYFVENLGNINRMISNAHDKNNNICCWFINHCLEIVRKYQNGKCSNYNINDKSSGSTICIEVKNFLAQYGEKLYPHIKYLQNLDKLEPKHSITDAILCSSEDPFRNNFHSFFRSSSELTKTGKGVITVFSIFGVFLILFFLYKVSKNSLLI is encoded by the exons atgtccgtaaaacaaataaaacgTCAG ttatattttttggaaaattgGCCCGAATATAATTTTGACAGATTTCGAGGGATTGTTAATGATGATTATAGAACAACAgaatgtattaatatttatggaTTTGGGCAGCACAAAAGTAAAGAGAATTGCGTTAAGTTACATACTATTTTAGATAACCTAGAGAACAATTTAGATTTATCACATGGTAAATTTAGTAATATCTGGAAAAGTTTTAGAAGTGTTATTTCGTATACAAAGGAGAACAATGTTTATTCTTCCACTGCAATGGACAATTTCATAGATACTTTTGGAAAAATTGTTGAAGAAAATTAtgtgaaaaattttaataaatataagaatttaTATGGGACGGAAGAAGAAGTTATAGACACATTGAtgttgtattattttgtgGAAAACCTTggaaatattaatagaatGATTAGTAACGCacatgataaaaataataatatatgttgtTGGTTTATTAATCATTGTCTTGAAATAGTAAGAAAATATCAAAATGGTAAATGCtcgaattataatataaatgataaatctAGTGGTAGCACCATATGTAtagaagtaaaaaattttttggcACAATATGGAGAGAAACTATACCcccatataaaatatttgcaaAACTTAGATAAACTTGAACCGAAGCATTCAATTACTGATGCAATATTGTGCTCATCAGAAGACccatttagaaataattttcatagtTTTTTTAGAAGTAGTTCAGAATTAACAAAAACAGGAAAAGGAGTAATAACagttttttccatttttggagtttttttgattcttttctttttatataaggttAGTAAAAATAGTTTACTAATATGA
- the PmUG01_02010400 gene encoding PIR protein gives MSVKQIKRQLYFLEKWPEYNFDKFRGIVNEKYKSSTCKNGEGLDIQGNTEKCVKLHTILDDLENILDLSHGKFSNIWNDFKDVISPTSKSNIYSSTAIDRFIDTYGKIVEDYYVRSFNKYKNLHGNEEEVIDTMILYYFVENIENIKRMISEARDKNNNICCWFINHCLEIVRKYQNGKCSSAIFDKSTGSTVCREVNNFLAQYKEKVLPVLKSKPNIIAENTYSMLSPIPCSSEDPFRNNFYSFFRSSSELSKTGKGVITVFSIFGVFMILFFLYKVSKNSVLI, from the exons atgtccgtaaaacaaataaaacgTCAG ttatattttttggaaaaatggCCCGAATATAATTTTGACAAATTCCGAGGTAttgttaatgaaaaatataaatcatcAACATGTAAAAACGGTGAGGGGTTGGATATACAAGGAAACACAGAGAAATGCGTTAAGTTACATACTATTTTAGATGACTTAGAGAACATTTTAGATTTATCGCATGGTAAATTTAGTAATATCTGGAATGACTTTAAGGATGTAATATCGCCAACTAGTAAGAGCAATATTTATTCTTCCACAGCAATAGACCGTTTTATAGATACTTATGGAAAAATAGTAGAAGATTATTATGTGAGaagttttaataaatataagaatttaCATGGGAATGAAGAAGAAGTTATAGACACAAtgattttgtattattttgttgaaaacattgaaaatattaaaagaatgaTTAGTGAAGCAcgtgataaaaataataatatatgttgtTGGTTTATTAATCATTGTCTTGAAATAGTAAGAAAATATCAAAACGGTAAGTGCTCTAGTGCTATTTTTGATAAATCTACTGGAAGTACTGTATGTAGAGaggtaaataattttttggcacagtataaagaaaaagtattACCTGTTTTAAAATCCAAGCCCAACATAATAGCTGAAAATACTTATTCCATGTTGAGTCCAATTCCTTGCTCATCAGAAGACccatttagaaataatttttatagtttttttaGAAGTAGTTCAGAATTATCAAAAACAGGCAAAGGAGTAATAACagttttttccatttttggAGTTTTTAtgattcttttctttttatataaggttAGTAAAAATAGTGTACTAATATGA